The Biomphalaria glabrata chromosome 17, xgBioGlab47.1, whole genome shotgun sequence genome segment ttaagaTAATTTGTATTGTTGCGTCATTGCTGTATGTGATACTGTAAAAAATGGGTATGGTTGaagtataaaagaaataattaggCTGATATTTGTATGGtagaaaaagtaaataaatacccATTTAATGAAGAAAATGATACAGCTTTGTTAAATTGGAAGATCAATCTCTTTCTCTGACGCACTAAATCCTGTGACGTATTTCTATAGGCTCAGATATCGTCTGCTACAACTGTAATTTAACCtacataaaataattagatGTTGATATGTGCATTGATTTAAATTAGTAGTTAacataatgctaaaaaaaacgtAACTAGATCAAGATATCGACCTCTAAACACGTCTAACAAACTATTGCGAATAAAAAACGATTAAAAGTTTAAGTCTAAAATAAGTATCCataatattaggcctacttgctatgtgacttttttttttcttgattaagTGATTCAAAATGTGTACTTCAGATTTATTAACGAAACCACATAGTTAAAGCACAGATACATACAATACTTATGCTGTACACAATCAATGGGTTGGAATTGATTATTCAAATTTCTACACACTAtttttttccaactaagaaaCGGAACTAGATTTTAtgtcatacttttagcttttaTTTAGTATGTAAACATACCCCATAAGttcttaaaaaaagaacagaaattaaatataaacagTTAATTTAAACTTAACACTAAGCTGGATCATTGTATATACttcttatccttttttttttcaaggaaatTTCAAGAAGTACCCAAAAGTCTATGATGCCTTAAGTCTGCCCATCAGGCAACAGAACGAGTGAAATGAATGCTGGCGACCTCCGTCAACGCTTTCAAGATCTGCTCCGGCGAAAGTTGGCCACTTGTATGGACAACACGTAGTAGCAGAGACTACAGCAGAGACTACAGCAGAGACTACAGCAGAGACTACAGCAGAGACTACAACAGAGACTACAGCAGAGACTACAGCAGAGACTACAGCAGAGACTACAGCAGAGACTACAGCAGAGACTACAGCAGAGACTACAACAGAGACTACAGCAGAGACTACAGCAGAGACTACACCAGAGACTACAGCAGAGACTACAGCAGAGACTACAGCAGAGACTACAGCAGAGACTACAACAGAGACTACAGCAAAAACTACA includes the following:
- the LOC129923757 gene encoding serine/threonine-protein kinase fray2-like; the encoded protein is MLATSVNAFKICSGESWPLVWTTRSSRDYSRDYSRDYSRDYSRDYNRDYSRDYSRDYSRDYSRDYSRDYSRDYNRDYSRDYSRDYTRDYSRDYSRDYSRDYSRDYNRDYSKNYSRDYSRDYSRDYRSYIREPVR